GCCCTTTAGTCTCTGGCAAATGGTCATAGGAAACAGGATTTGTACGCTGTTGGACGGGTGTGATTGCATATTCCATGCCCTCATTATCAATAGTTTTTATTTCCGCCTTTTTTCTAACAGAAAGAGAATAGGTACCATTGAGCTTGCTGCCCGACTTCGATACTATACTAAGTTCTACTTCTTCCCGATTTTCAAATAGACTTTTTCCAATTCGGATGTCAAAAGGGGCCGTGCTAATTTGACTCAATCCTCTTTTCTTATTAGTAGGGTTGGATTGGGTACTATCTTTCAAAAATACTTTTTGGTCTCCCATGTAAGGATTTATAATGGTAAGGTCTTTCTTGTAGAAGGTAGTAGGCCCAAAACTACGCATCCAGTTCGTGTAGCCAATAAGCTTGTAATTTCCTGAAGGAATATCGGCAGGTAGAAAGAACTCGCTGGAAGCGGTTCCATCTGTGAGTCTAAGTTTATGTTGGAAAACAGTGGTTTTATTTTGGTCTATTAAATCCACATATCCAATGGTGCTTATGTTACTTAGTTTTTTGGTTTCCGGTAAGAGACAATAGAATTGATAGTAAAGATACTCCCCTGCAAATATGAGGTTGGTATTGGTATGGAGATACACAGATTCTTGAGGAATTTTATCTAATACTGCTTTTGTTGCTTGGGAAACAAGACTGTTCGTCGAACAGGATAACACTACAAAATAGATTATTACTTTTTTCATTTCAATTTTTATTCCGTCCAAAAACTTGGGACTGTTCTACTGCCAAATTTGGTGCAATCCCCACATCCTGCGGGGGTCATTAGGTACGGACCGTATTGACCAAAATTTAAGGGGTTTCTTTCTGTGTCATATTCATCATAAAAATCAACAAAACCGAAATATACAGCGTCATATAGGGGAAATGTTTGGCCGCTTAAGCCAATCAAAGGAGGTGATAAAAATTGACAATTTATGATATAGTCTGGTAAAGCTTCCCCTGGGAACAAGTCCTCATAATCAAAAAACAAACGTTTTTCGGTTACCGAGGCAACCTCGAAGAAACCTATGATTTTTTCAGAACTGTCTTGTTGTGAGCTTATGTTCCCGTCCAAAAAGCCCGTCTGTATTTGGGAAAATAGACTTTCTGAACCTGATAATGTTGCCAAGGTTTTATAGTAGGAAAAGGCCTCTCTGCTCTGTACATATTGTTTAACTAATATGCTGTAACGATGGGAGATGATATAGTTCTCCCTATTTATAAACCTTACGGCAAATCTGCTCACTCTATCCTCTCCTAGATTGGTCGTTGTGGTCTGAATTATCCTTCTGGAATTATCGGTAGCGTAACAAACCTGGCCTACACTATCTGATGCCCTAAACCCTACTGAAGTACTTGGTAATGGCGAAAATACAAAGGCCTCAAAACCAGAATAGAATGGAGCTATGATTTTGTAAGTTTCTTCATATTCATATCGATAATAAAGACTATTATTACTGGCATCATAACTATCCACATAAATAAAGACACCCTCTTCCAAATCGTCCTTGAACTCACGCACAGCGTAGATTTCGTCAATAGTGGAGCTGGCCCTTATACTAACAGTTTCCGATTGGTAAGATTTACCATAGGATGTTCTTACGGAAAGTTGATATGACCTTCCGTTTTGTGCTGCAAAGGCCATTCTTGAGCTGTATGTACCATTTCCATTGTCATCAAAGCCGAAAACCCTTCCCGTCTCGTCTGTGATTTCAACTAAGGCCCCTCGTTCACCCTTAGCTGCAACGGTATCCAAGGGAAAGGAGCGGGAAATATGAACACTTTGAATTTTGTCCTCATCCGTAATAGTCGCCTCTATAACCAAAGCACTCTCAAAGACAGGATCTTCGAATTGAAAGGGTTCTGTACAGCCAAATAACACTGATAAAAATACCAGTACAAATGTTTTATATGTTAGTTTTAGAAGCTTCAATCGCTTATTCCAAATTTATTTTTATTCTGTCCAGAAATCCGGTATTACGTTGCTTCCCAATACCGTACAGTCCCCGCATACTCTTGGCACCATAATATAAGGTCCTGGTTCCGAATATTGAGGATCCGGTGGGTCGTTATAATCGTAAAATTCTAAAATTTCAAATTCAATTGCTGATCTCAATCCCCTCAACGGTGCTTGAAATTCACAAAGGAACGGGAAATTAGGTCTACGTTCTCCTGGGAAAATATCCCCATAGTCAAAGAATATACGCTGCTCGTCCACACTGGCAACTTCAAAATAACCCAAAACGGGTTCCAAAACATCTACATCGCTAGTTATGTTGCCTTCAAAAAAACCTGTTTGGATTTGGGAAAAGACGTTTTCCACACTAGACAATTTTGCTAGGGTTTCGTAGTAGGTATAGGCCTGCGGAGATTGCACGTACTGTCGCACTAAAATAGTGTAGTGGTAGGCCAAGATATAATTGCTCTGCGCAACGAAACGCACAGGGAATTTCTCCAAGCTATTACCCGTAAGCCCTGCCGTGTTCCCTTGAATAATACGTTTGGACTTCACACTTGGATAACAAACCTGCTCTTCTTGCATTTTTGGGCGCACATCAGTGGGGACTGCACCCGAAATAGTAGGGTCAAAATTAACAAGATAGGCCTCCTCAGGAACCCAATAAGGAGCAAATACCTTATAGGTTTCTTCATACTCGTACTTATAGTAAAACGGGCCATTGGCCGGTTCGTCATTATCCACATATATAAAAACCCCCTGTTCCAGACTGTCCCTTATACCCTTTTCGGCATACAGGCGGTCTATTCGTGCTGCTGGTGGCGCCTGTGTCCTTTGGGAGCTATAGGACCAACCATCACTAGTCTCTACCTTTAGTTCATATACCCTACCAGGTACGACGGCGAAATTGGCGTCGGACAAGTAGGTTCCGGATTCACTCTCGTTGAACCGGAATTCATTTCCCAAATCATCACTTACAAGCACTTGGGCCTGCGCTTCACCGTTAATGGCGTTTGAGTCCAAAGGGACTGTTCTGGATAGTCGTACAACCTGTTGTTTGTTCTCATTGGTAATCCGAGCATCTACTACCAGGATGCCCTCTGTTTTGGTTTTCGGGATATCGAACGGCTCGGTACAGCATACTACTGTCAATACAGACAGAACTATGACATACTTAAGTTTTATATGTAAATCCTGCATCAAAATTTAAAATTATAGGTGATAGTAGGGACAGGTATGGTAAAAATAGAGCTTTGCAATGCCTTCAGTTCCCCGTTTTCGGTCACAAAAAAAACGGAATACGGGTTGTTCCTACCCAGCACATTGTAGATGGATATGTTCCAAAAACTATGGGCGAATTTTTTGATTTTATGGTTACCCTCTATATTAAACCCTAGGTCCAAACGGTAATAATCGGGTATCCGAAATTCGTTTCTGTTGCTATAATACACATACTCGCCATTATTAAAATTATATCTTCCCAAAGGGAAGGTTACGGGCCTACCGGTTTGGTATACAAAATTGGCAGACAGGCTAAAGCGTTTGGTAAACTTATAATTGAGTACCGCACTAAAATCATGGGGCTTGTCATAGTTCGTAGGGAAATATTCGCCCCCGTTAACGCGTTCCTCGGCAAATTCGCTATCCAATTGTAAAAATGATCTTGAATAGGTATAGGATACCCAACCGTTCAAAATACCATTGTTCTTTCTGGCAAGGACCTCTACACCATAAGACTTGCCATTGCCTTGTAATGTTTCTGTTTCTATGGTCTGGTTCAGTAGTAGTTCCGATCCCACTTTAAAGTCGAGCATATTTTCGGCGGTTTTATAATAACCTTCAATGCTGAGCTCGTAAGTATTGCCGTCTAGATTTTTAAACAGGCCTACACTATATTGGTTTCCAAGTTGTGGCGCAATATTATTGTCCGATAGCTTCCAAGTATCTACGGGAGATATGGTCGTATTATTGGACAATCGGTGAATGTATTGGTAGGTGCGGTTATAACTGGCCTTTAAGGAGAAATCTTCCTGCAATAAATAACGGGCGGCCAAACGTATTTCCGGGCCCCCGTAAGTCGTA
This sequence is a window from Maribacter aestuarii. Protein-coding genes within it:
- a CDS encoding DUF4249 domain-containing protein; translated protein: MKLLKLTYKTFVLVFLSVLFGCTEPFQFEDPVFESALVIEATITDEDKIQSVHISRSFPLDTVAAKGERGALVEITDETGRVFGFDDNGNGTYSSRMAFAAQNGRSYQLSVRTSYGKSYQSETVSIRASSTIDEIYAVREFKDDLEEGVFIYVDSYDASNNSLYYRYEYEETYKIIAPFYSGFEAFVFSPLPSTSVGFRASDSVGQVCYATDNSRRIIQTTTTNLGEDRVSRFAVRFINRENYIISHRYSILVKQYVQSREAFSYYKTLATLSGSESLFSQIQTGFLDGNISSQQDSSEKIIGFFEVASVTEKRLFFDYEDLFPGEALPDYIINCQFLSPPLIGLSGQTFPLYDAVYFGFVDFYDEYDTERNPLNFGQYGPYLMTPAGCGDCTKFGSRTVPSFWTE
- a CDS encoding DUF4249 domain-containing protein yields the protein MQDLHIKLKYVIVLSVLTVVCCTEPFDIPKTKTEGILVVDARITNENKQQVVRLSRTVPLDSNAINGEAQAQVLVSDDLGNEFRFNESESGTYLSDANFAVVPGRVYELKVETSDGWSYSSQRTQAPPAARIDRLYAEKGIRDSLEQGVFIYVDNDEPANGPFYYKYEYEETYKVFAPYWVPEEAYLVNFDPTISGAVPTDVRPKMQEEQVCYPSVKSKRIIQGNTAGLTGNSLEKFPVRFVAQSNYILAYHYTILVRQYVQSPQAYTYYETLAKLSSVENVFSQIQTGFFEGNITSDVDVLEPVLGYFEVASVDEQRIFFDYGDIFPGERRPNFPFLCEFQAPLRGLRSAIEFEILEFYDYNDPPDPQYSEPGPYIMVPRVCGDCTVLGSNVIPDFWTE